AGTTGGATTTTACTTTTAATTGCAGGTCTTTTTGAAGTTTTATTTGCATTTTGTTTAGGAAAAACAAAAGACACTATCGGAACAGAAACCTACTTTTGGTATTTGGGTTTTCTAATTTCGCTAATCATCAGCATGGGTTTACTCATTAAAGTAACTCAAACGTTACCGATAGGAACTAGTTATGCAGTATGGACTGGAATTGGTGCCATAGGAACAGTAGTGATTGGAATTCTATTTTTCAAAGAGCCAATGGAATTTTGGAGATTGTTTTTCCTTTTTACATTAGTTTTATCTGTTGTTGGTTTAAAATTTGTTTCTCACTAATTGTAAACTATGAAACAATCCTCCTCACTTGAAAATACAAGCCAGCCATTTTTAAATAATATTCAAAGGTGTTTATTTGATCCTCTGAAATTAATCATCCAAGATGTCAGCTTAGAAAAAGAAAGCGGCGAATACAATGCCTGCCACTTTCGTTGTAAAAAAATACTTTTCTCTTTTAGAAAGGCAAAAGTCACTCCGAAAAAAATTGGGCAATTTGTAACTTTATGGAAACGAAGTGTAAAAGGTCCGATAGAACCTTATCGCTTTAATGACAAAATGGATATATACATTATAGAAACATCATATAAAAATCGAATTGGTCATTTTCTTTTTACCAAAGACATATTAAATGAACACGGAATCCTTTTGGGAAAATTTGAAGGCAAAAGAGGATTTAGAGTTTATCCTTCGTGGGATAAACCAAATAACAAACAAGGAACTGCCACACAAAAATGGCAGCTCCCCTTTTTTATTGAATCAACTGATGATAAAGTTAATTTGGCAGCTTTGAAAATTCAATTAGAGGTTTTTATAAAATAATTTACCAAATTGATTCTCCTTCGCACTAAATTGACTGGGGCTATGGCCAGTGTATTTTTTAAATTCTTTAATAAAATGCGACTGATCGTAGTATAAATCTAACAAACCAAGTTTCTGAAAATGAAGGATGTCTGTTTTCGCCCATGATTTGTAAATTGATTGAAATCTCTCAATGGATGAAATCAACTTTGGTGAAACTCCGACATAAGACTGAAACAATTTGTCAATATAACGTTTAGTGTATCCTATATCATCAAAAATATCCTGTATGGAATACTGCCCTTTTTGTAACTGTATTTGACCAACTACATAATTCACGATTCGATTTTCTCTACTTAATATTTTTTTTGAGTGGATTAAGAATTCTTGAATACAATCAGAAATCCAATATGGATCGTTACTGTTACTAATTCTTTCTTCTAAATCGTTTGCTGATTTTCCATAAATATCGGAGAAATATATTATCTTATTGGTTGATTCATATAATGGAAATGGAAAGATTTGATAACCACCCGTAGTGGTCAATCGGAGGATAAGTGTATTGATTTGATTTTCTGATGACCGAATTGAAACTGGATGATCCCATATTCCAGTTACCAAAATCTTAGATATTGGGTATTCTCTTGTTAAGTCAAATTCCTCTGTCTTTAGTTTTCCACAAACAGGAACGATCAACTTTGCGCTACTGTGTGGGACAACAATTGAACTATCAGAGCTTGGAATGCCGATCCCACTTTCAAACCACCAGATACTTTCGATAATCTGAGTCAGCTCCGGTCTTATTTTAAGAGAAATTAATTTCAATGATTAGTTCCCTTTTTTACAATACTTTTCTTCATTTATATTGTAAATTAAAAACATAATACAAACATTTCAATTCAAAGGAGATAATAAATGAAATCTAAATGGAGACTTTACACTGCAGTAGGATTAATGATTTTTTTTCTTATTGGTCATACAATCGGCAGCCTTACTCGGAAGGATTTAAAATTAGAAAACTCAATTCAAACCCTGCATGCTATGGAAACAACACTTGTCGAACTCCCTGGTGGATTATCCGATCATACAGTTGACGAATTTTATCAAGGTATGAGTCTTTCATTGGATATTTCTATCCTACTCGTCATCAGTATTTTAACAATTTGTTTAACTGATGGGCAACTACCGGTTCGGTCCAAAAGTCGAATTTTATTATTTGCATTTCTTTGGACTATAAGCGTTTCGATTTTAAGTTTTCGTTATATCTTTCCGGTACCAGCTTTTACTTGTCTTTTCACCGCAATACTATTGGCAATGGAGTGGTATATAGTTTACTTTAAATCTGAAAGGATTTAACAATTCTATTTACTATGAAAATGGTAAATATATACAGGAATTTTTCTTTACCTTTCTCTTAAAATAAAAAGAAAGGAGGAATGAGTCAAATTTTTCGTAAAACCTTAATCACTCGACACTTTGATCTGGACTGGAACCGCCACGTCACAAGTAGGACATATGAAAAATTTGGATATGATGCTAGATGTGAGGCTTTAAAAAATCTAGGATTTTCAATAGAACAAATGTTAAACACGAACATTAGTTATATTCCAGGTTCCACGTATGTACGTTTTCTAGACCAACAATTTGCAAACGCTGAGATTACAGTAGAATCTCAAGTTTATAAATTGGAAGATGGAACACTCCTATGGAAACAATCCATTTTTGGACCTGAGGGAAAAAAGGCCTGTGAATTAGAAACAACATCGCGGTTGGTTCAGGACGGAAGGAACATACAAATTTCTGAGATTCCAAATATAAATATTTCTCCTTATACATTTACCATACATCCAAAACCTAACGCACAAAATACCGTCGAACATGATTACTACATTCCATTTAGTGATATGAATTGTTTTTGGAGTTTACCATCTGATTCGATTTGGA
This genomic stretch from Leptospira harrisiae harbors:
- a CDS encoding LIC_13387 family protein yields the protein MKSKWRLYTAVGLMIFFLIGHTIGSLTRKDLKLENSIQTLHAMETTLVELPGGLSDHTVDEFYQGMSLSLDISILLVISILTICLTDGQLPVRSKSRILLFAFLWTISVSILSFRYIFPVPAFTCLFTAILLAMEWYIVYFKSERI
- a CDS encoding MepB family protein, whose translation is MKQSSSLENTSQPFLNNIQRCLFDPLKLIIQDVSLEKESGEYNACHFRCKKILFSFRKAKVTPKKIGQFVTLWKRSVKGPIEPYRFNDKMDIYIIETSYKNRIGHFLFTKDILNEHGILLGKFEGKRGFRVYPSWDKPNNKQGTATQKWQLPFFIESTDDKVNLAALKIQLEVFIK
- a CDS encoding thioesterase family protein; translation: MSQIFRKTLITRHFDLDWNRHVTSRTYEKFGYDARCEALKNLGFSIEQMLNTNISYIPGSTYVRFLDQQFANAEITVESQVYKLEDGTLLWKQSIFGPEGKKACELETTSRLVQDGRNIQISEIPNINISPYTFTIHPKPNAQNTVEHDYYIPFSDMNCFWSLPSDSIWKIFEEGRFLFFKEIVDLNLIKETDSTTFFMGGEIIIYKQPEPGTHVKILSWIESFEKIRFYFRQDIVDLNGNLLVSMKDEQLFVSLSSARPRRAPAAFFDKIERFIE
- a CDS encoding helix-turn-helix domain-containing protein, with product MKLISLKIRPELTQIIESIWWFESGIGIPSSDSSIVVPHSSAKLIVPVCGKLKTEEFDLTREYPISKILVTGIWDHPVSIRSSENQINTLILRLTTTGGYQIFPFPLYESTNKIIYFSDIYGKSANDLEERISNSNDPYWISDCIQEFLIHSKKILSRENRIVNYVVGQIQLQKGQYSIQDIFDDIGYTKRYIDKLFQSYVGVSPKLISSIERFQSIYKSWAKTDILHFQKLGLLDLYYDQSHFIKEFKKYTGHSPSQFSAKENQFGKLFYKNL
- a CDS encoding DMT family transporter; translation: MSWILLLIAGLFEVLFAFCLGKTKDTIGTETYFWYLGFLISLIISMGLLIKVTQTLPIGTSYAVWTGIGAIGTVVIGILFFKEPMEFWRLFFLFTLVLSVVGLKFVSH